A window from Mesorhizobium sp. WSM2240 encodes these proteins:
- a CDS encoding SH3 domain-containing protein, producing MAGFTLPKLRWLLIGAAAAGIWAMTQEPPSRQRHADGPRPAASVQRRATPPAIPKNAVAPQPKPSQMATGSIPRPERPVGGTAIEGSSLFTTSRVHLRARASTSATIVSTLKPGQKVGVLARDGKWRLVLFDGQKGWVHGDYLAPQSTAPAVAEGPRPALPVQSRPAGSRPWGSLIGGRHPARAPQGGNCQCPFDLMLNGKQCGEHSAYARQSGRGVECYL from the coding sequence ATGGCTGGATTCACGCTCCCGAAACTCAGATGGCTGCTTATCGGCGCGGCGGCAGCCGGCATTTGGGCAATGACCCAGGAGCCGCCGAGCCGGCAGCGTCACGCCGATGGCCCAAGGCCGGCGGCCTCGGTCCAGCGCCGGGCGACGCCGCCGGCAATTCCCAAGAACGCGGTCGCGCCGCAGCCCAAGCCGTCGCAAATGGCAACCGGTTCGATCCCCCGGCCGGAAAGGCCGGTCGGCGGGACAGCGATCGAAGGTTCGTCGCTGTTCACGACCTCGCGCGTTCACCTCCGCGCCAGGGCGAGCACGTCCGCGACGATCGTCTCGACGCTGAAACCCGGTCAGAAGGTCGGTGTGCTGGCGCGCGACGGCAAATGGCGGCTGGTTCTGTTCGATGGGCAAAAGGGCTGGGTGCATGGCGACTATCTCGCCCCGCAATCGACTGCGCCTGCAGTCGCAGAGGGGCCAAGGCCGGCGCTGCCGGTGCAAAGCCGGCCGGCCGGGTCCAGGCCCTGGGGCTCGCTTATCGGCGGCCGCCATCCGGCGCGCGCGCCGCAGGGCGGCAACTGCCAGTGCCCCTTCGACCTGATGCTGAACGGCAAGCAGTGCGGCGAGCACAGCGCCTATGCCCGGCAAAGCGGGCGCGGCGTCGAGTGCTACTTGTAG
- a CDS encoding MFS transporter, whose protein sequence is MNTAIGAPAASDIDGAYAWWRLAVSTLLSTLGGIGMWAVVVVLPAVQAEFGVDRGDASLPYTLTMIGFAIGNLVVGRFIDRFGFMWPGIIAALVMGFGFILAALTTSITQFTLIQGVMIGVGSSATFGPLIADISHWFDRRRGVAVGVAASGNYLAGAVWPIGMQGFLVSDGWRATYIGIGVICIAAMIPLLLLLRRRHPRGSHGHAEGAAPNARVQPISISPRVLQALLVIAGVACCVAMSMPQVHIVAYCMDLGYGVARGAEMLSLMLAAGIVSRLGSGFLADRIGGIRTLLIGSVLQGLALLFYIPFDGLASLYVVSFIFGLSQGGIVPCYAIIVREYMPAAEAGRRVGVVVMATVAGMALGGWMSGWIYDLTGSYAAAFLNGIGWNLLNVSVMVFLLWRSRGFVRHDPQKWEPVLGSDHGQTR, encoded by the coding sequence ATGAACACTGCAATCGGTGCGCCTGCTGCCTCCGACATAGACGGCGCCTATGCCTGGTGGCGGCTTGCCGTCTCCACGCTGCTCTCGACGCTGGGCGGCATCGGCATGTGGGCCGTGGTGGTGGTGCTGCCGGCGGTGCAGGCCGAATTCGGCGTGGACCGCGGCGACGCCTCGCTGCCCTACACGCTGACCATGATCGGCTTTGCGATCGGCAATCTTGTCGTCGGCCGCTTCATCGACCGGTTCGGTTTCATGTGGCCTGGCATCATTGCCGCGCTGGTGATGGGCTTCGGCTTCATACTTGCAGCGCTCACCACCTCCATCACCCAGTTCACACTCATCCAGGGCGTCATGATCGGGGTTGGCTCGTCGGCGACGTTCGGGCCGCTGATCGCCGATATCTCGCACTGGTTCGACCGCCGCCGCGGCGTCGCGGTCGGCGTGGCGGCGAGCGGCAACTATCTTGCAGGCGCGGTATGGCCGATAGGCATGCAGGGCTTTCTCGTCTCCGACGGCTGGCGCGCAACCTATATCGGCATCGGCGTCATCTGCATCGCCGCGATGATCCCGCTGCTGCTCCTGCTGCGGCGCAGACACCCTCGGGGCAGCCATGGCCATGCCGAAGGAGCGGCCCCCAATGCGCGAGTACAACCGATTTCCATATCGCCGCGGGTGCTGCAGGCGCTGCTGGTGATAGCCGGCGTCGCCTGCTGCGTGGCGATGTCGATGCCGCAGGTGCATATCGTCGCCTACTGCATGGATCTGGGCTACGGCGTGGCGCGCGGCGCCGAGATGCTGTCGTTGATGCTGGCGGCGGGCATCGTCAGCCGGCTCGGCTCCGGCTTTCTCGCCGACCGGATCGGCGGCATCAGGACACTGCTTATTGGCTCGGTGCTGCAAGGCCTCGCGCTGCTGTTCTACATTCCGTTCGACGGGCTGGCGTCGCTCTATGTCGTATCCTTCATCTTCGGCCTGTCGCAGGGCGGCATCGTGCCGTGCTACGCCATCATCGTGCGCGAATACATGCCGGCGGCGGAAGCCGGCCGGCGCGTCGGCGTGGTCGTCATGGCCACGGTCGCCGGCATGGCTCTCGGCGGCTGGATGTCGGGCTGGATCTACGACCTGACCGGCTCCTATGCGGCCGCCTTCCTGAACGGCATCGGCTGGAACCTGCTCAACGTCTCGGTGATGGTATTCCTGCTGTGGCGCTCGCGCGGCTTCGTCAGACATGATCCCCAAAAGTGGGAACCGGTTTTGGGATCAGATCATGGGCAAACAAGATAA
- a CDS encoding VOC family protein: MALNRLVIYAKDVEEMVRFYEMHFGFTATRTPGDRIVELVSQDGGANLMLHQAAKGQRSGQSIVKLVFDVEDVEAFCGRCAENGLEFGAIHKADGYTFANAKDPCQNSISVPSRAFSNSG; encoded by the coding sequence GTGGCGCTCAACAGACTGGTGATTTACGCCAAGGACGTCGAGGAGATGGTGCGCTTTTATGAGATGCATTTCGGCTTTACAGCAACAAGAACGCCCGGCGACAGAATTGTTGAACTGGTCAGCCAGGATGGCGGGGCGAATTTAATGCTTCATCAAGCAGCCAAAGGGCAACGGAGCGGTCAATCAATCGTCAAGCTTGTATTTGACGTGGAGGACGTGGAAGCCTTTTGTGGTCGCTGCGCAGAAAACGGCTTGGAGTTCGGCGCTATCCACAAGGCGGATGGGTACACGTTCGCCAACGCAAAAGATCCGTGCCAAAATTCGATATCAGTTCCCAGCCGAGCCTTCAGCAACAGCGGCTAG
- a CDS encoding DEAD/DEAH box helicase family protein — translation MNVSITMAGPDRDHDFVPRPHQVEAKEAILAAREEGRPGFLLGDLTGLGKTLSAWLAISAMSEKDVLVICPKGAIPQWRRTIAHSPDAGKRVTIMNFERTKSLMAPPAVSTKRSTRAKNNELARLGTPKRVWPIVVIDESHRIRNPNSQQGMVCRQMAAASKFTIYMSATAGQSPHELSYLGRLLAYATGGSSGELDDFRKLMKRLGIGRVKGRWKNWSWEPNERDRKLMSDLLYKGRNAIGMRRRPEDIAGWPEVQRELAPVALDPAGKKLYDATWREFRRELGLAGGSTRKPAGWAADLRFRQKASLIRIAGTAEFVEDLLANGQQVAISVAFLETSAMLTEKLRARGWLAGEINGERSGEANEETRVAFQTGQLDAVVFTVTESISLHQGEMPGGERERSLVIHDLRHSAIQLQQIEGRAHRDGRRAIIYYAYAEDTVEEKIGATVVSRMMSMEGMAGDDTRLLEEIAEVMGAEV, via the coding sequence ATGAACGTTTCGATCACAATGGCCGGGCCGGACCGCGACCATGATTTTGTCCCGCGGCCGCACCAGGTCGAGGCGAAGGAAGCGATCCTCGCGGCGCGGGAAGAGGGCCGGCCGGGCTTCCTGCTCGGCGATCTGACGGGGCTCGGCAAGACGCTGTCGGCATGGCTTGCGATCTCGGCGATGTCGGAAAAGGATGTGCTGGTGATCTGCCCGAAGGGCGCAATCCCGCAGTGGCGGCGCACGATCGCGCATTCGCCAGACGCTGGCAAACGCGTCACCATCATGAATTTCGAACGGACCAAATCGCTGATGGCGCCGCCGGCGGTCAGCACGAAACGCTCGACGCGGGCGAAGAACAACGAGCTTGCCAGGCTGGGTACGCCGAAGCGCGTCTGGCCGATCGTGGTGATCGACGAGAGCCATCGCATCCGCAATCCCAATTCACAGCAGGGGATGGTGTGCCGGCAGATGGCGGCGGCCTCGAAATTCACCATCTATATGAGCGCAACGGCGGGGCAGTCGCCGCACGAACTCTCCTATCTCGGCAGGCTGCTGGCCTACGCCACCGGCGGCTCGAGCGGTGAACTCGACGACTTCCGCAAGCTGATGAAGCGGCTCGGCATCGGCCGCGTGAAAGGCCGCTGGAAGAATTGGTCGTGGGAGCCCAACGAGCGCGACCGCAAGCTGATGTCGGACCTGCTCTACAAGGGTCGCAACGCCATCGGCATGCGCCGCCGCCCCGAAGACATCGCGGGCTGGCCGGAGGTGCAGCGCGAGCTCGCCCCGGTGGCGCTCGATCCGGCGGGGAAGAAACTCTACGACGCGACATGGCGCGAGTTTAGGCGCGAGCTGGGCTTGGCCGGCGGCAGCACGCGCAAGCCGGCGGGCTGGGCGGCCGATCTGCGCTTTCGCCAGAAGGCGAGCCTGATCCGGATTGCGGGCACGGCCGAATTCGTCGAGGATCTCCTGGCCAACGGCCAGCAGGTGGCGATCTCGGTCGCCTTCCTCGAGACCAGCGCGATGCTGACGGAAAAGCTGCGGGCGCGTGGCTGGTTGGCGGGCGAAATCAATGGCGAGCGTTCCGGCGAGGCCAATGAGGAGACCAGGGTGGCGTTCCAGACCGGCCAGCTCGACGCGGTCGTCTTCACCGTCACCGAATCGATCTCGCTGCACCAGGGCGAGATGCCGGGCGGCGAACGCGAGCGCTCGCTTGTCATCCACGATCTGCGCCACAGCGCCATCCAGTTGCAGCAGATCGAGGGCCGCGCCCACCGCGACGGCCGGCGGGCGATCATCTACTATGCCTATGCCGAGGACACGGTGGAGGAAAAGATCGGCGCGACGGTGGTTTCGCGGATGATGTCGATGGAAGGCATGGCCGGCGACGACACGCGGCTTCTGGAAGAGATCGCGGAGGTGATGGGCGCGGAGGTTTGA
- a CDS encoding NAD(P)/FAD-dependent oxidoreductase, which produces MQTFDVVVIGAGAAGMMCAVEAGKRGRSVLVVEHAASPGEKIRISGGGRCNFTNLHSSPKNFLSQNPHFCISALSRYTQRDFIAMVERHGIAWHEKTLGQLFCDGSARQIIDMMVGEMKRHGAELRLSTQVESIEKTYGGFTLALNDGAVGAKSLVVASGGKSIPKMGATGFGYDVAARFGLRIVETRPALVPLTFDQNTLARLAPLSGVAVDAVVSCGKTKFSEAMLFTHRGLSGPAILQISSYWREGEEIAISMLPQTDVFEALRKARAENGRQAAQTALAAFLPKKLAQTIAEQANALGNLADLSDKALRKIEAAVNGWRVKPAGSEGYRTAEVTLGGVDTRDLDSKTMEAKSVPGLYFIGEVVDVTGWLGGFNFQWAWSSGWCAGQAA; this is translated from the coding sequence TTGCAGACCTTCGATGTTGTGGTGATCGGCGCGGGCGCGGCGGGCATGATGTGCGCCGTCGAGGCGGGCAAGCGCGGCCGCTCGGTGCTGGTCGTCGAGCATGCCGCGTCGCCCGGCGAAAAGATCCGCATTTCCGGCGGCGGCCGCTGCAACTTCACCAATCTCCATTCCAGCCCGAAGAATTTCCTCTCGCAGAACCCGCATTTCTGCATTTCGGCGCTCAGCCGCTACACGCAGCGCGATTTCATCGCCATGGTCGAGCGGCACGGCATAGCCTGGCACGAAAAAACGCTCGGCCAGCTCTTCTGCGACGGCTCGGCAAGGCAGATCATCGACATGATGGTTGGCGAGATGAAGCGCCACGGCGCGGAACTGCGCCTTTCGACGCAGGTGGAAAGCATCGAGAAAACGTATGGCGGGTTTACGCTGGCGCTGAACGACGGCGCAGTCGGCGCAAAGTCGCTGGTGGTCGCCAGCGGTGGAAAGTCGATCCCGAAAATGGGCGCTACCGGCTTCGGCTATGATGTAGCCGCCCGGTTCGGCCTGCGGATCGTCGAGACCCGTCCGGCGCTGGTGCCGCTGACCTTCGACCAGAACACGCTGGCGCGGCTGGCGCCGCTTTCCGGTGTCGCCGTGGACGCGGTCGTGTCCTGCGGCAAGACGAAATTTTCGGAGGCCATGCTGTTCACGCATCGGGGGCTTAGCGGCCCGGCGATCCTGCAGATTTCGTCCTACTGGCGCGAGGGCGAGGAGATCGCCATCTCGATGCTGCCACAGACCGACGTGTTCGAGGCTTTGCGCAAGGCCCGCGCCGAGAACGGAAGGCAGGCGGCGCAGACCGCGCTTGCCGCCTTCCTGCCCAAGAAGCTGGCGCAAACGATCGCGGAACAGGCAAACGCCCTGGGGAATCTCGCAGATCTCTCCGACAAGGCGCTCCGGAAAATCGAAGCAGCAGTGAATGGGTGGCGGGTCAAGCCGGCCGGCTCGGAAGGTTACCGCACGGCGGAAGTGACGCTGGGCGGCGTCGATACGCGCGACCTTGATTCGAAGACCATGGAGGCGAAGTCGGTCCCCGGCCTCTATTTCATCGGCGAGGTGGTCGACGTGACCGGCTGGCTCGGCGGCTTCAATTTCCAGTGGGCGTGGTCGTCCGGCTGGTGTGCGGGGCAGGCGGCATGA